One Vigna unguiculata cultivar IT97K-499-35 chromosome 11, ASM411807v1, whole genome shotgun sequence DNA window includes the following coding sequences:
- the LOC114170402 gene encoding uncharacterized protein LOC114170402, translating into MNRGRGASREGPTRQQIMQSILELQKQNEEIKMKAEADQALLEKEREETRKKAEEDLQALREEALGERERLRKNTEETHQRLEEALRQQEQLRKANEDMQNRLESARAGFRYSTRLNSDVADTSPLAETIMNEPIPQNFVIPKITPFTGNSDPELHLKAFQARMMISGGNDAIRCKMFVGTLTEIALEWFNTIPNSSISSFHDFKRLFLERFSANRAKPVEMADMFDIRQTTEETLKQFLNRFTNISMRLIDPNEGLLVKAFMKGLRASSFGESLYRYPPRCLTEIRQRAAVEIETEEAMRHKKTGDRKLVTHSRSERDMRPYRRERTPPKMKTDRRFVPYVAQRRTDHPQMPEIPNFKVPMAQVLEDAEVARRLRYPNVAGRTLGNKLDSWCEFHQTRGHGTNYCYGLRYQLSVLANQGLLAKFIKKGAEEKSSEIRTDPDIHETPVLGDFNTIAGGFSGGGQTSSARKRYVRSVMTTAVVDKPRQAPDITFSNDDLKGVIPHEDDPIVVSVIMMGRNVHRVLIDQGSSADVMFWNTFIGLQIPIDQLKSFDGVLVGFSGDPVEVKGYVDLRTTFRDKEDAKTIFIRYIVVNAPSSYNLLLGRPSLNKLRAVVSTIHLKMKFPSDEGKILTLAVNQETARKCYEDSLKLKRRVAYSVSTTGVILDPELDPRLVHPERRPQPVGEVKEVVIDGKKLRIGGDLSQEQEQQLIRVLKKNLSSFAWTVTDMTGIDPDFLCHKLNINPLAKPKVQRRRRLSGDRAQAATEEIHKLLEAAHIREIQYPTWLANVVMVKKSNGRWRMCVDFTDLNNACPKDSYPLPNIDALVDNASGCALLSFLDAYSGYNQIKMHWSDEDKTAFMGGTVNYCYRVMPFGLKNAGATYQRLMDRILAPMLGRNVYAYVDDMVVTSVEEKKHEEDLEELFVTISKYKLKLNPEKCVFGVKAGKFLGFLLTERGIEANPDKCAAIINMRSPGNVKEVQRLTGRMAALSRFLAKSGDRGFPYFQCLKKNERFQWTDQCEEAFQRLKEYLSKPPVLCKPEKGSELSLYISVTEHAVSSVLVREGDGEQKPVYFVSKVLHGAEERYPTIEKAALAVVVSARRLRYYFQNHAVKVKTDLPIRYVLQKPDISGRLVKWAIELSEYGLQYESRGPIKAQFLADFVVELSEPPVENRAVGEITWILSVDGAFNLRGSGAGIVLEGPEGVLIEQSLRFAFKASNNQAEYEALIAGMLLAKGMGATKLLVKSDSALVAGQVNGEFQARDPQLAKYLEVVQAIAKNFVLLEFVHVPREQNSRADLLSKLASCSKPGQHKSVIRETLVAPRIDAQEEHQVLEILAIEESWMAPFKSYLADGKLPRDSNESQKIKKNSSRYTLIDGHLFRYGHSRPLLICVGRKEADRLMAELHEGICGSHVGGRALMLRIIRGGFFWPTMKSDCIEYAKKCESCQKHADWSHAPPELLHSISTPWPFHTWGIDILGPFPKAVRQFKFLIVAVEYFTKWIEAEPVAVISGGRIREFIWKNIICRFGVPRRIISDNGTQFACSQVKQLCAEIGIKQVFSSVEHPQTNGQVEAANRVILRGLKRRLAEMKGEWPNEVSRVLWAYHTTPQTTTRETPFSLVYGTDAMIPIEVMENTGRVRLFDEEISEIGLRANLDVIDEVRDLAQISNEAVKRRLERSYKTKVVPRKFQEQDLVLRKAQLIQMDSKLAPKWTGPYRVKQVLREGAYKLETLEGKEIPRTWNAANLRFYFS; encoded by the coding sequence ATGAATAGAGGCAGAGGAGCATCACGTGAAGGGCCTACTCGGCAACAAATAATGCAGAGCATACTGGAGCTACAAAAGCAGAACGAGGAGATCAAGATGAAGGCGGAGGCCGATCAGGCCCTacttgaaaaagaaagagaagaaactCGCAAGAAAGCGGAAGAAGACTTGCAGGCGTTAAGGGAAGAAGCTTTGGGAGAAAGAGAGAGGTTGCGGAAAAATACGGAGGAAACACATCAACGATTGGAGGAGGCACTCCGACAGCAGGAACAATTGCGGAAAGCGAACGAAGATATGCAGAATAGATTAGAGTCTGCTAGGGCTGGTTTTCGCTATTCAACTCGGTTGAATTCCGATGTGGCTGATACCAGTCCTTTGGCAGAGACGATCATGAACGAGCCGATCCCACAGAATTTTGTAATTCCCAAAATCACACCTTTCACAGGGAATTCCGATCCAGAATTACATTTAAAAGCATTCCAGGCTCGGATGATGATATCGGGTGGTAATGATGCTATACGCTGCAAAATGTTTGTGGGTACATTGACGGAAAttgccctagaatggtttaaCACCATACCTAATTCATCTATCAGTTCGTTTCATGATTTCAAGCGTCTTTTCTTGGAGAGGTTTTCAGCAAATAGAGCCAAACCGGTGGAGATGGCAGACATGTTTGATATAAGGCAAACCACCGAAGAAACGTTGAAGCAATTCCTTAACCGATTCACCAACATCAGCATGCGGCTGATAGACCCTAACGAGGGTTTGCTCGTCAAAGCCTTTATGAAAGGGCTTCGGGCCAGTTCGTTTGGTGAGTCCCTATACAGATATCCACCGAGATGCCTTACAGAGATCAGACAAAGGGCGGCTGTTGAAATAGAAACTGAGGAGGCCATGCGCCACAAAAAGACAGGAGACAGGAAGCTAGTGACTCATTCCAGGAGTGAAAGAGATATGAGACCTTATCGAAGAGAAAGAACCCCTCCTAAGATGAAGACGGATCGGCGTTTTGTCCCTTATGTGGCACAACGAAGGACCGATCATCCGCAAATGCCAGAGATACCGAATTTTAAAGTGCCGATGGCCCAAGTCTTGGAGGATGCGGAGGTAGCTAGACGTTTACGTTATCCTAATGTTGCGGGGAGAACGCTTGGCAATAAATTAGACTCTTGGTGTGAGTTTCATCAAACCAGAGGTCATGGCACCAACTACTGTTATGGTTTGCGTTATCAACTCTCTGTTTTGGCAAACCAGGGACTCTTGGCAAAATTCATAAAGAAGGGTGCCGAGGAGAAATCATCAGAGATTCGCACGGACCCTGATATACATGAGACGCCTGTTTTGGGGGATTTTAATACGATAGCAGGAGGTTTCTCGGGAGGAGGACAAACCAGCTCGGCTAGGAAACGATATGTGAGGAGCGTCATGACCACAGCAGTGGTGGATAAGCCGAGACAAGCCCCCGACATAACATTTTCAAACGACGATTTGAAAGGGGTAATCCCACATGAAGATGATCCCATAGTGGTGTCAGTGATCATGATGGGAAGGAATGTCCACAGGGTGCTAATTGATCAGGGGAGTTCTGCCGATGTGATGTTTTGGAATACTTTCATAGGATTACAAATTCCGATagatcaattaaaatcatttgATGGAGTGCTTGTCGGTTTCTCTGGAGATCCAGTGGAGGTGAAAGGGTATGTTGATCTTAGAACAACTTTCAGAGACAAGGAAGATGCGAAGACCATATTTATACGCTACATAGTAGTCAATGCCCCTTCATCATATAATTTGTTGTTGGGAAGACCTTCTCTCAATAAGTTAAGGGCTGTGGTGTCAACAATACACCTAAAAATGAAGTTTCCCTCAGATGAGGGGAAAATACTTACTTTGGCTGTAAACCAGGAGACCGCTCGTAAATGTTACGAGGATAGTCTGAAGTTGAAGAGGAGAGTAGCCTATTCAGTAAGCACAACTGGAGTAATATTGGATCCCGAGTTAGATCCGAGGTTGGTGCATCCTGAAAGAAGGCCTCAGCCTGTGGGAGAGGTGAAGGAGGTGGTTATAGATGGGAAGAAGTTGAGAATTGGGGGTGATTTGAGTCAGGAGCAAGAGCAACAGCTCATCCGAGTGCTGAAGAAGAATCTTTCTTCATTCGCTTGGACTGTGACCGACATGACGGGAATTGATCCTGATTTTCTATGTCACAAGCTTAACATTAACCCGTTGGCTAAGCCTAAAGTTCAGAGGCGTAGGCGGTTGAGTGGAGACCGAGCTCAGGCAGCCACTGAGGAGATACATAAGTTATTAGAAGCGGCTCATATCCGAGAGATACAATACCCGACCTGGTTAGCAAATGTGGTGATGGTGAAGAAGTCAAATGGAAGATGGAGGATGTGTGTGGATTTCACGGATTTGAACAATGCCTGTCCAAAGGATTCGTATCCGTTGCCTAATATAGACGCACTAGTCGATAACGCATCGGGATGCGCTTTGCTAAGTTTCTTAGATGCTTATTCGGGTTACAACCAAATCAAAATGCACTGGTCAGATGAGGACAAGACGGCATTTATGGGAGGAACAGTAAATTATTGTTATCGGGTAATGCCGTTTGGATTAAAAAATGCAGGAGCCACTTATCAGAGGTTGATGGATCGGATATTGGCGCCCATGTTGGGAAGAAATGTTTATGCATATGTGGATGACATGGTAGTCACCTCGGTAGAAGAGAAGAAGCATGAGGAAGATTTGGAGGAGTTATTTGTTACCATCAGCAAATACAAACTTAAGCTTAATCCCGAAAAGTGTGTTTTTGGGGTTAAGGCTGGAAAGTTTTTGGGTTTCCTACTCACTGAGAGGGGGATAGAAGCCAATCCAGATAAATGTGCAGCGATTATAAATATGAGGAGTCCCGGTAACGTAAAAGAAGTGCAAAGGTTGACGGGAAGGATGGCGGCTTTGTCCCGCTTCCTTGCCAAAAGTGGAGATCGTGGTTTTCCTTACTTTCAATGTTTGAAGAAGAATGAGCGATTTCAATGGACTGATCAGTGTGAGGAGGCATTCCAAAGGTTGAAAGAATATCTGAGCAAACCGCCGGTATTGTGTAAGCCGGAAAAAGGTTCTGAATTATCTTTATACATATCGGTAACCGAACATGCTGTTAGTTCGGTCTTAGTCAGAGAGGGTGACGGGGAGCAGAAACCAGTGTACTTTGTGAGTAAAGTACTCCATGGTGCAGAGGAAAGGTATCCCACCATAGAAAAGGCTGCATTGGCCGTGGTAGTGTCAGCTCGGCGTCTGAGATATTATTTTCAGAATCATGCTGTTAAAGTGAAGACGGATCTACCGATCAGGTACGTTTTGCAAAAACCTGATATATCCGGCAGGTTGGTCAAATGGGCGATAGAGCTGTCGGAGTATGGGCTACAGTATGAGTCACGAGGGCCAATCAAGGCCCAATTCTTGGCTGACTTTGTGGTGGAATTGTCTGAGCCACCTGTGGAGAATCGAGCTGTGGGGGAGATAACATGGATATTGTCGGTGGATGGAGCTTTTAATTTGAGGGGTAGTGGCGCTGGTATCGTTCTGGAGGGGCCGGAAGGGGTATTGATTGAACAATCATTAAGGTTTGCTTTCAAAGCCAGTAATAATCAAGCGGAGTATGAAGCCTTGATAGCTGGTATGCTTCTAGCCAAAGGAATGGGGGCCACTAAGTTGTTGGTGAAAAGTGATTCTGCACTGGTGGCAGGTCAGGTGAATGGCGAGTTCCAAGCTCGCGATCCGCAGTTGGCTAAGTACTTGGAAGTTGTCCAAGCTATTGCGAAGAACTTTGTCCTCCTTGAGTTTGTGCATGTTCCGAGGGAGCAAAATTCACGAGCTGATTTGTTATCCAAGTTGGCTAGTTGTTCAAAGCCGGGGCAGCATAAATCGGTGATAAGGGAAACATTGGTAGCTCCTCGGATTGATGCGCAGGAAGAGCATCAAGTGCTGGAGATTTTGGCGATCGAAGAATCTTGGATGGCACCTTTTAAGAGTTATCTTGCGGATGGTAAATTACCTAGGGATTCTAACGAGTCtcagaagataaagaaaaactcAAGCCGGTATACGCTGATAGATGGACATTTGTTCAGGTATGGGCACTCCAGACCTTTGTTGATTTGTGTTGGAAGAAAGGAAGCAGATCGGCTTATGGCCGAGCTCCATGAGGGGATTTGTGGAAGTCACGTAGGGGGAAGGGCATTGATGCTCCGAATAATCCGAGGAGGGTTCTTTTGGCCCACTATGAAAAGTGATTGTATAGAATACGCCAAGAAATGTGAATCGTGTCAGAAACATGCCGATTGGAGTCATGCTCCGCCAGAGCTACTGCATTCTATTAGTACACCTTGGCCTTTTCACACCTGGGGAATAGACATCTTAGGTCCGTTTCCTAAGGCGGTGAGGCAATTCAAGTTTTTGATCGTAGCTGTAGAATATTTTACGAAGTGGATCGAAGCCGAACCGGTTGCTGTTATCTCGGGGGGGCGAATCCGAGAGTTTATTTGGAAGAATATAATATGCCGATTCGGGGTACCACGTCGGATTATTTCAGACAATGGAACTCAATTCGCATGCTCGCAGGTAAAGCAGTTGTGCGCGGAAATAGGGATTAAACAGGTCTTCTCATCGGTAGAACATCCTCAGACAAACGGGCAGGTGGAAGCAGCTAATAGGGTGATATTAAGGGGATTGAAGCGAAGATTGGCAGAGATGAAGGGGGAATGGCCAAACGAAGTATCTCGGGTGTTGTGGGCTTATCATACTACTCCTCAGACAACTACCAGAGAGACTCCCTTTTCGTTGGTGTACGGTACTGATGCGATGATTCCGATTGAGGTTATGGAAAACACTGGGAGAGTGAGATTGTTTGACGAGGAGATTTCTGAGATTGGTTTGCGGGCAAACCTTGACGTTATAGATGAGGTTCGAGACTTGGCCCAAATTTCTAATGAGGCAGTGAAGAGAAGATTAGAGAGAAGTTACAAGACTAAGGTGGTACCACGGAAGTTCCAAGAACAAGATCTGGTATTAAGAAAAGCGCAATTGATTCAGATGGATAGCAAATTGGCTCCAAAGTGGACTGGGCCTTATCGAGTCAAACAAGTGCTGAGAGAAGGGGCTTATAAATTGGAGACGCTGGAGGGGAAGGAAATTCCGCGAACATGGAATGCAGCTAATTtacgtttttattttagttaa
- the LOC114169145 gene encoding uncharacterized protein LOC114169145, which produces MHSLTNSLFTFFSSLLQIIVEFSHNMYSHRNASLSPSAESLAHFLSPQDASTAAPMQYAAAPQPHHHQVALGEFDSEASSNNTYNSCSSGCTSYMGSPSSLASYETRRVQRSVSSHSLQKNSGGPHHPFSPLFAQLLDSQNGPVRRACSTGDLQRFHGMQYYHHSDSPLSSESSLIIEEMSRTSPYSPEEKKVRIERYRSKRNQRNFGKKIKYACRKTLADSRPRIRGRFAKNDEIAMNPPLQWSHMGNGEEEDEEEENWVNFFDSIVPANLAQEPHGNNSSFGTFY; this is translated from the exons ATGCACTCACTCACTAACTCACTCTTcaccttcttctcttctcttctacAAATCATAGTAGAATTCTCTCATAACATGTACTCACACCGCAACGCCTCCCTCTCACCCTCCGCCGAATCCCTCGCCCATTTTCTCTCTCCGCAGGACGCATCCACGGCGGCGCCAATGCAGTACGCCGCCGCTCCTCAGCCGCACCACCACCAAGTGGCCCTGGGCGAGTTTGATTCAGAGGCGAGTTCGAATAACACGTACAACAGCTGCAGCAGCGGGTGCACCAGCTACATGGGGTCGCCGAGTTCGCTGGCGAGTTACGAGACTCGGCGGGTGCAGAGGAGCGTGAGCAGCCACTCGCTGCAGAAGAACAGTGGTGGGCCCCACCACCCCTTTTCTCCTCTCTTCGCTCAGTTGCTTGATTCCCAAAACGGTCCCGTACGGAGAGCTTGCAGTACCGGTGACCTTCAG AGATTTCATGGAATGCAATATTATCATCATTCAGATAGTCCATTGTCGAGTGAAAGTAGCTTGATCATAGAAGAAATGAGCAGAACCAGTCCTTATAGCCCAGAGGAGAAGAAAGTGAGGATTGAGAGATATAGGAGCAAGAGAAATCAGAGGAACTTCGGCAAGAAAATTAAg TATGCATGCAGGAAGACATTGGCAGATAGCAGGCCACGAATCAGAGGACGATTTGCAAAGAATGACGAAATTGCAATGAACCCTCCACTTCAGTGGAGTCACATGGGTAATGGAGAGGAAGAGGATGAAGAGGAAGAGAATTGGGTCAATTTCTTTGATTCCATAGTTCCTGCAAATCTTGCTCAAGAGCCTCATGGAAATAATTCCTCCTTTGGCacattctattaa
- the LOC114169475 gene encoding histone H4, whose amino-acid sequence MSGRGKGGKGLGKGGAKRHRKVLRDNIQGITKPAIRRLARRGGVKRISGLIYEETRGVLKIFLENVIRDAVTYTEHARRKTVTAMDVVYALKRQGRTLYGFGG is encoded by the coding sequence ATGTCTGGGCGTGGAAAGGGAGGTAAAGGTTTGGGAAAGGGAGGAGCAAAACGACACCGTAAGGTATTGCGCGACAACATACAGGGAATTACGAAGCCTGCAATTCGGCGTTTGGCTCGTAGAGGTGGTGTGAAGCGTATCAGTGGTCTCATATACGAAGAGACTCGCGGCGTTCTCAAGATCTTTCTGGAGAACGTGATTCGCGACGCCGTTACTTACACCGAGCACGCCAGAAGAAAGACCGTTACGGCAATGGACGTTGTCTATGCCCTCAAGAGACAGGGAAGAACGCTTTACGGATTTGGGGGTTAG
- the LOC114169474 gene encoding histone H4, with amino-acid sequence MSGRGKGGKGLGKGGAKRHRKVLRDNIQGITKPAIRRLARRGGVKRISGLIYEETRGVLKIFLENVIRDAVTYTEHARRKTVTAMDVVYALKRQGRTLYGFGG; translated from the coding sequence ATGTCTGGACGTGGAAAGGGAGGCAAGGGTTTGGGAAAGGGAGGAGCGAAACGGCATCGTAAGGTGTTGCGTGACAACATTCAGGGAATAACGAAGCCTGCCATTCGGCGTTTGGCTCGTAGGGGTGGTGTGAAGCGTATAAGCGGTCTCATCTACGAAGAGACTCGCGGTGTTCTGAAGATCTTTCTTGAGAACGTGATTCGTGACGCGGTTACGTACACCGAGCACGCCAGAAGAAAGACGGTTACGGCAATGGATGTGGTTTATGCTCTTAAGAGACAGGGAAGAACCCTCTATGGATTTGGGGGTTAG
- the LOC114169473 gene encoding receptor-like protein kinase HERK 1, which produces MWDCREIWLFFCGLTILPLLCFSANFVPLDNYLIDCGASTDTSIDNRNFRADSFYKNFISTQQDVLASTSLKSITSSTDSPLYATARIFTSPSKYTFPIKKRGRHWIRLYFFPFAYEKYDLSAANFAVSTQDYNLLSDFTVQKNPVMKEYSLDVNSDTLVITFSPSANSIAFVNAIEVVSVPDGLIVDNGFSLYPAGSYSGLLTKALETVLRVNMGGPSVSSGNDTLQRTWVSDEKFLIQPNLATNFSNIGAVKYVNGGPTANTAPPSVYGTLTEMNSAGDPRSNFNVTWQFDVEPQFQYLVRFHFCDILSKSLNELYFNVFINSLLAAKDLDLSSENSNVLATPFVKDLVTAPSASAKMLVSIGPSAVNNNYPNAILNGLEIMKMNNSASSFSSSTAPQTGSSGSGSKKVGLIVGVSVGALFAVVMVLVLFLLCRKRRRLEKEKQGHSKTWIPLSVNDGTSHTMGSKYSNATTGSAASNFGYRFPFVTVLEATNNFDESWVIGIGGFGKVYKGELNDGTKVAVKRGNPRSQQGLAEFRTEIEMLSQFRHRHLVSLIGYCDEKNEMILIYEYMEKGTLKSHLYGSGLPSLSWKERLEICIGAARGLHYLHTGYAKAVIHRDVKSANILLDDNLMAKVADFGLSKTGPEIDQTHVSTAVKGSFGYLDPEYFRRQQLTEKSDVYSFGVVLFEVLCARPVIDPTLPREMVNLAEWTMKWQKRGQLEQIIDPTLAGKIRPDSLRKFGETAEKCLADFGVDRPSMGDVLWNLEYALQLQEAVVQGDPEENSTNMIGELSPQVNNFDHEVSVSAAQFEASSLDDLSGVSMSRVFSQLVKSEGR; this is translated from the coding sequence ATGTGGGATTGCAGagaaatttggttatttttctgTGGTTTAACAATCTTGCCCTTGCTATGTTTTTCTGCCAACTTTGTTCCTCTGGATAATTACCTTATAGACTGTGGAGCATCGACCGATACTTCCATAGATAACCGCAATTTCAGAGCGGATAGTTTCTACAAGAATTTCATTTCCACCCAACAAGATGTTCTTGCAAGCACCTCCTTGAAATCAATAACTTCCTCCACTGATTCGCCTCTTTATGCAACCGCAAGAATTTTCACTTCACCTTCAAAGTACACGTTTCCGATCAAAAAAAGGGGGAGACATTGGATCCGGCTTTATTTCTTTCCATTTGCATATGAGAAGTACGATTTGAGTGCGGCAAATTTCGCTGTTTCTACCCAGGACTACAATCTTCTGAGTGATTTTACTGTGCAGAAAAACCCTGTTATGAAGGAGTACTCTTTAGATGTTAACTCAGACACCCTTGTGATCACTTTTTCCCCTTCTGCAAATTCCATTGCTTTCGTGAATGCCATTGAAGTTGTTTCGGTTCCTGATGGCCTCATTGTTGATAATGGTTTCTCGCTATATCCAGCAGGGTCCTACTCTGGCTTGTTGACAAAAGCACTGGAAACAGTTCTCAGGGTTAACATGGGTGGTCCAAGTGTCTCCTCTGGGAATGACACGCTTCAACGAACTTGGGTTAGTGATGAAAAATTCCTCATACAACCTAACTTGGCCACTAATTTTTCAAACATAGGTGCTGTGAAATATGTTAATGGTGGACCAACAGCAAACACTGCTCCACCTTCTGTGTATGGTACTCTAACAGAGATGAACTCTGCTGGTGATCCCAGAAGTAATTTCAATGTGACTTGGCAGTTTGATGTGGAGCCTCAATTTCAGTACCTGGTTCGGTTTCACTTCTGTGACATACTCAGCAAAAGTCTCAATGAGCTTTACTTCAATGTTTTCATTAACTCCTTGTTGGCTGCTAAGGATCTTGATCTGAGTTCCGAAAATAGTAATGTTTTGGCTACTCCATTTGTTAAGGACTTGGTCACAGCCCCATCTGCCAGCGCCAAAATGCTTGTAAGCATTGGCCCTTCTGCTGTGAATAATAATTATCCTAATGCTATTTTGAATGGGCTGGAGATAATGAAAATGAACAATTCTGCTAGCAGTTTCAGCTCATCAACTGCGCCTCAGACCGGTTCTTCTGGTTCAGGTTCTAAAAAGGTTGGCTTGATAGTAGGTGTGAGTGTTGGGGCACTTTTTGCAGTGGTTATGGTTCTTGTTTTGTTTCTACTATGCAGGAAAAGAAGACGTttggagaaagaaaaacaaggGCATTCAAAGACATGGATTCCCTTATCAGTCAATGATGGAACTTCCCACACCATGGGAAGTAAGTACTCGAATGCCACAACAGGAAGTGCTGCTTCAAACTTTGGGTATCGTTTCCCTTTTGTGACAGTTCTGGAGGCTACAAATAATTTTGATGAGAGTTGGGTTATTGGAATTGGTGGCTTTGGAAAAGTATACAAGGGAGAGTTAAATGACGGTACTAAAGTTGCAGTTAAGAGGGGGAATCCTCGGTCACAGCAGGGGCTAGCGGAATTCCGAACTGAAATTGAGATGCTGTCACAGTTTCGCCACCGCCATCTGGTATCACTGATTGGATATTGTGATGAAAAGAATGAAATGATATTGATATATGAATATATGGAAAAGGGAACTCTGAAAAGTCATTTGTATGGTTCAGGTCTCCCAAGCTTGAGTTGGAAGGAGAGACTTGAGATTTGCATTGGAGCAGCTAGAGGACTGCATTACCTTCACACAGGATATGCTAAAGCTGTTATTCACCGTGATGTGAAGTCTGCAAATATTCTGCTTGATGACAACCTCATGGCCAAGGTTGCAGATTTTGGACTATCAAAGACGGGGCCTGAAATTGATCAGACACATGTGAGCACTGCTGTGAAAGGGAGTTTTGGGTACCTTGATCCTGAGTATTTCAGGAGGCAACAACTTACAGAAAAATCAGACGTGTATTCATTTGGGGTGGTTCTATTTGAGGTTCTTTGCGCTAGGCCTGTTATAGATCCAACACTTCCTAGAGAAATGGTGAACTTGGCAGAATGGACTATGAAGTGGCAGAAAAGAGGGCAACTGGAGCAGATAATAGACCCAACACTTGCTGGGAAAATCAGACCAGATTCTCTTAGGAAGTTTGGAGAAACTGCTGAAAAATGTTTGGCTGATTTTGGTGTTGACAGGCCTTCTATGGGTGATGTGTTGTGGAATTTGGAGTATGCTCTCCAACTCCAAGAGGCTGTTGTTCAAGGTGACCCTGAAGAAAACAGCACTAATATGATCGGTGAATTGTCACCACAGGTCAACAATTTCGACCACGAAGTTAGTGTTTCCGCTGCACAGTTTGAAGCTTCAAGTCTGGATGATCTTTCTGGTGTTTCTATGAGTAGGGTGTTCTCGCAGCTGGTGAAATCTGAAGGGAGGTGA